A stretch of the Dyella telluris genome encodes the following:
- a CDS encoding (2Fe-2S)-binding protein: MANAQDQLPTPGTSNTIVPEKVREGVDLEINGKSYRHTGDDQMPLLWYLRDVLRLTGTKYSGEHGEGGYDLVLVDGKLASATQLPVAKLAGKQVTTVEGLAAADGKLHPLQQAFIDENAIGCGYCTPGWLMASLDLLNRHPQPGDSDIDQLPNLCRCGCQTRVRSAIKRAAKGARA; the protein is encoded by the coding sequence ATGGCGAACGCGCAAGACCAGCTGCCGACACCTGGAACAAGCAACACCATCGTGCCCGAGAAGGTGCGCGAGGGAGTCGACCTGGAGATCAACGGCAAGAGCTATCGCCACACCGGCGATGACCAGATGCCGTTGCTCTGGTATCTGCGCGACGTGCTGCGCCTGACCGGCACCAAGTACAGCGGTGAGCACGGCGAGGGTGGCTACGACCTGGTGCTGGTCGACGGCAAGCTTGCCTCGGCCACCCAGCTGCCGGTGGCCAAGCTGGCGGGCAAGCAGGTCACCACGGTGGAGGGCCTCGCTGCCGCTGACGGCAAGCTCCACCCGCTCCAGCAGGCCTTCATCGACGAGAACGCCATCGGCTGCGGCTATTGCACGCCCGGCTGGCTGATGGCTTCGCTGGATCTGCTCAATCGCCACCCGCAGCCCGGAGACAGCGACATCGACCAGCTGCCCAACCTCTGCCGCTGCGGCTGCCAGACCCGTGTGCGCAGCGCCATCAAGCGCGCCGCCAAGGGGGCCCGCGCATGA
- a CDS encoding APC family permease has protein sequence MSDTSTPGGYVRRLRPWDAALIVVGGLIGGGIFLNPYIAAGRTESGLALLLVWIGAGILTLIGALCYAELGARRPHAGGSYVYLRDAFGPLAGFLFGWTMLLVIYSGSSAAVATIFASYATAVFGLPTTMITPLAAGALAFVALINLFGLRLGAQVHNLFTLLKLLAVAVLVVCGLFLAGAGGKGVLAADPTYPDVGFMGAALPVLFAYSGFTYLNNLAGEVTEPQRTLPRALFIGMVLVIAAYALVNLAYLAVLGHAGLAASHTPAADVMQRVFGSTGAKVMAIGIAISTLGFCNITLVSGARVLQVMGDDGLFFRSVARLHPVHRTPNVALLLLSGWAIVLVLSGSYGQLLDYATFGDWLACAVGVATLFWYRRREGAEASFRVPGYPVLPLIFIGTVGLVVVQSLQASPKNTGIGLLIMAAGVPVYLVWRRLFSRVTS, from the coding sequence ATGAGCGATACCTCGACGCCCGGCGGCTACGTCCGTCGTCTCCGCCCATGGGATGCGGCCCTGATCGTGGTCGGTGGACTGATCGGCGGCGGCATTTTCCTGAATCCGTACATCGCCGCGGGTCGCACGGAATCCGGTCTGGCACTGCTGCTGGTGTGGATAGGCGCGGGCATCCTCACCCTCATCGGCGCCCTGTGCTATGCCGAGCTGGGTGCACGCCGCCCCCATGCCGGCGGCAGCTACGTCTATCTGCGCGACGCCTTTGGCCCCCTGGCGGGCTTCCTGTTCGGCTGGACCATGCTGCTGGTGATCTATTCCGGCTCCAGCGCAGCGGTGGCCACCATCTTCGCCAGTTACGCCACCGCGGTGTTCGGACTGCCAACCACCATGATCACGCCGCTGGCCGCAGGCGCGCTGGCCTTCGTGGCGCTGATCAACCTGTTCGGCCTGCGCCTGGGCGCGCAGGTGCACAACCTGTTCACCCTGCTGAAGCTGCTGGCGGTGGCGGTGCTGGTGGTGTGCGGCCTGTTCCTTGCGGGCGCGGGTGGCAAGGGTGTGCTGGCCGCCGATCCGACTTACCCCGACGTGGGTTTCATGGGCGCGGCCCTGCCGGTGCTCTTCGCGTACTCGGGTTTCACTTATCTCAACAATCTGGCCGGTGAAGTCACCGAGCCCCAGCGCACCCTGCCGCGCGCCCTGTTCATCGGCATGGTGCTGGTCATCGCGGCCTACGCTCTGGTGAACCTGGCCTACCTGGCCGTGCTCGGGCACGCCGGCCTGGCGGCCAGCCATACGCCGGCGGCCGACGTGATGCAGCGGGTGTTCGGCAGCACCGGCGCCAAGGTGATGGCCATCGGCATTGCCATCTCCACGCTGGGCTTCTGCAACATCACCCTGGTCTCCGGCGCCCGCGTGCTGCAGGTGATGGGCGACGACGGCCTGTTCTTCCGCAGCGTGGCGCGCCTGCACCCCGTGCACCGCACGCCCAACGTCGCCCTGTTGCTGCTCTCGGGCTGGGCCATCGTGCTGGTGCTGTCCGGCAGCTATGGCCAGCTGCTCGACTACGCCACCTTCGGCGACTGGCTGGCCTGCGCCGTGGGCGTGGCGACGCTGTTCTGGTATCGCCGCCGGGAAGGCGCGGAGGCCAGCTTCCGCGTGCCGGGCTACCCTGTGCTGCCACTGATCTTCATCGGCACGGTGGGCCTGGTGGTGGTGCAGAGCCTGCAGGCCAGCCCCAAAAACACCGGCATCGGCTTGCTCATCATGGCCGCCGGCGTGCCGGTTTACCTGGTGTGGCGACGCCTGTTCAGCCGGGTTACCTCCTAA
- a CDS encoding S53 family peptidase — translation MLSTLHRKSLAVSLGLLFFGGATSAAMAAGTSSPADLGASNTNQTVNVTLVLGLRNQDALENFVYSTVTQGNPSYHRFLTTAQFADRFGASTDDIAKVQAFVKQQGLQQVELLPNHLAIKVSGTIGQFNKAFQTSIHDYRNADGTTFHRPNATPTLPSSLSGTLVVASGLSTEARYRSRRVSAFQPSTPTASTTSAATMSPLAKSAAAAPAKAAGCTGNATATCTPGSFTVGDVANRYNINPLYAAGVNGRGVTIGIATLANFLPADAYTYWSTIGLNVKPNRISQVHVDGGGPLGSAAGSGETSLDVEQSGGVAPWANIIVYDAPNTDAGFFDVFNQAVSDNKVDSLSVSWGSPEIFYFPQLNGGVDLTDELRAFHQVFLEAAAQGISMFATAGDSGAYDTVRSLGGLPSDPVPPPLTADAPGSDPLITTAGGTTVPFTYSFSGGPKATLDKESIWGWDYIASYFQSNFGVDLLPEVYSVGGGGGVSVFWPLPRYQAFTSGIRRSEKKQTLLAPAYDINYTLPGNYKGRNVPDVSLNADPETGYSFVSSLDGPGLLTFEGGTSFVAPQLNGINALLTQATYGRVGLWNPQIYAMQNIFSYGPFSPFNDIRAGDNWFYKGVPGYEPGAGIGTLNVTNLALFFSVF, via the coding sequence ATGCTCTCGACGTTGCATCGCAAGTCGCTCGCAGTCTCCCTCGGCCTTCTGTTCTTTGGCGGCGCCACTTCGGCGGCCATGGCAGCTGGCACTTCGTCACCGGCCGATCTCGGTGCCAGCAACACGAACCAGACGGTAAACGTCACGCTCGTGCTGGGCCTTCGCAATCAGGATGCGCTGGAGAACTTCGTCTACAGCACGGTTACGCAAGGCAATCCCTCCTACCATCGATTCCTGACGACGGCGCAGTTTGCCGACCGTTTCGGCGCGTCTACCGACGACATCGCCAAGGTGCAGGCCTTTGTCAAACAGCAAGGGCTGCAGCAGGTCGAACTGCTGCCGAACCACCTGGCGATCAAGGTGAGCGGCACCATCGGCCAGTTCAACAAGGCCTTCCAGACGTCCATTCATGACTACCGCAATGCCGATGGCACGACGTTCCATCGTCCCAATGCCACCCCGACGCTGCCCTCCTCCTTGTCCGGCACACTGGTGGTCGCTTCGGGCCTGAGCACCGAAGCCCGCTATCGCTCGCGCCGCGTATCGGCCTTCCAGCCCTCTACCCCGACCGCCTCCACCACCTCCGCCGCCACCATGAGCCCGCTGGCCAAGAGCGCGGCAGCCGCGCCCGCCAAGGCTGCCGGCTGCACCGGCAATGCAACGGCGACCTGCACCCCGGGCTCGTTCACCGTGGGCGACGTGGCCAATCGCTACAACATCAACCCGCTGTACGCCGCCGGCGTGAACGGCAGGGGCGTCACCATCGGCATTGCCACGCTGGCGAATTTCCTTCCTGCGGATGCGTATACGTACTGGAGCACCATCGGGCTCAACGTCAAACCCAACCGCATCAGCCAGGTGCACGTGGACGGCGGCGGACCGCTGGGCAGCGCCGCGGGTTCGGGCGAAACCTCGCTCGACGTGGAGCAGTCCGGCGGCGTGGCACCGTGGGCGAACATCATTGTGTATGACGCGCCAAACACCGATGCCGGCTTCTTCGACGTGTTCAACCAGGCCGTGTCCGACAACAAGGTCGACAGCCTGTCGGTCAGCTGGGGCTCGCCGGAAATCTTCTACTTCCCGCAGTTGAACGGCGGCGTGGACCTCACCGACGAGCTGCGCGCGTTCCACCAGGTTTTCCTGGAAGCCGCAGCACAGGGTATTTCCATGTTCGCCACGGCGGGCGACTCCGGTGCTTACGACACGGTACGCAGCCTTGGCGGCTTGCCGTCCGATCCGGTACCGCCGCCGCTGACCGCGGACGCACCGGGCTCGGATCCGCTCATCACCACTGCCGGCGGCACCACGGTGCCCTTCACCTACAGCTTCAGCGGCGGCCCGAAGGCCACGCTCGACAAGGAAAGCATCTGGGGCTGGGATTACATCGCCAGCTACTTCCAGAGCAACTTCGGTGTCGACCTTTTGCCGGAGGTGTATTCGGTGGGCGGTGGCGGTGGCGTCAGCGTGTTCTGGCCGTTGCCGCGCTACCAGGCCTTTACCTCGGGCATTCGCCGCAGCGAGAAGAAGCAGACCCTGCTCGCGCCGGCCTATGACATCAACTACACGCTGCCGGGCAACTACAAGGGCCGCAACGTGCCGGACGTCTCGCTGAATGCGGATCCGGAAACCGGCTACAGCTTCGTGTCCTCGCTGGACGGCCCGGGCCTGCTGACGTTTGAAGGCGGCACCAGCTTCGTGGCGCCGCAGCTCAACGGCATCAACGCCCTGCTGACACAGGCCACGTATGGCCGCGTAGGCCTGTGGAATCCGCAGATCTACGCCATGCAGAACATCTTCAGCTACGGGCCGTTCTCGCCGTTCAACGACATCCGTGCCGGCGACAACTGGTTCTACAAGGGTGTGCCGGGCTATGAGCCAGGCGCAGGCATTGGCACGCTCAACGTGACCAACCTGGCGCTGTTCTTCTCCGTGTTCTGA
- a CDS encoding fumarate hydratase: MTTIKQDDLIQSVADALQYISYYHPVDYITNLAAAYEREESPAAKDAMAQILINSRMAAEGHRPLCQDTGIVTVFLKVGMNVRWDATMSLDDMVNEGVRRAYNDPDNKLRASVLADPAGKRSNTKDNTPAVINVSIVPGDTVEVIVAAKGGGSEAKSKFAMLNPSDSIVDWVLKTVPTMGAGWCPPGMLGIGIGGTAEKAMLLAKESLMEHIDIQELIARGPQNRAEELRIELYEKVNALGIGAQGLGGLTTVLDIKVKDYPTHAANLPVALIPNCAATRHAHFTLDGSGPVALDPPSLEHWPKLTYDSSKGRRVNLDTVTREDVASWKPGEVLLLNGKLLTGRDAAHKRMVDMLNKGEPLPVDFKNRFIYYVGPVDPVRDEVVGPAGPTTATRMDKFTEQVLAQTGLLGMVGKAERGPAAIEAIKKHQSVYLMAVGGAAYLVSKAIKASRVVGFADLGMEAIYEFEVKDMPVTVAVDSAGTSVHQTGPKEWQARIGKIPVVVA, translated from the coding sequence ATGACCACCATCAAGCAAGACGATCTGATCCAGTCCGTCGCCGACGCCCTGCAGTACATCAGCTACTACCACCCCGTCGACTACATCACCAATCTCGCCGCCGCCTACGAGCGCGAGGAGTCGCCGGCCGCGAAGGACGCGATGGCGCAGATCCTGATCAATTCGCGCATGGCCGCCGAAGGCCATCGCCCGCTGTGCCAGGACACCGGCATCGTCACCGTGTTCCTCAAGGTGGGCATGAACGTCCGCTGGGACGCCACGATGTCGCTGGACGACATGGTCAACGAAGGCGTGCGTCGTGCCTACAACGACCCGGACAACAAGCTGCGCGCCAGCGTGCTGGCCGACCCGGCCGGCAAGCGCAGCAACACCAAGGACAACACGCCGGCGGTGATCAACGTCTCCATCGTTCCGGGCGACACCGTCGAGGTGATCGTTGCGGCCAAGGGTGGCGGTTCGGAAGCGAAGTCCAAGTTCGCCATGCTCAACCCGTCCGACTCCATCGTGGACTGGGTGCTCAAGACCGTGCCGACCATGGGCGCCGGCTGGTGCCCGCCGGGCATGCTGGGCATCGGCATCGGCGGTACCGCCGAGAAGGCGATGCTGCTGGCCAAGGAGTCGTTGATGGAGCACATCGACATCCAGGAGCTGATCGCCCGCGGCCCGCAGAATCGCGCCGAAGAACTGCGCATCGAGCTGTACGAAAAGGTCAACGCGCTGGGCATCGGCGCGCAGGGCCTGGGTGGCCTCACCACCGTGCTCGACATCAAGGTCAAGGATTACCCGACCCACGCGGCCAATCTGCCGGTGGCGCTGATCCCCAACTGCGCCGCCACGCGCCATGCGCACTTCACGCTGGATGGTTCCGGCCCGGTCGCGCTCGATCCGCCGTCGCTGGAGCACTGGCCCAAGCTCACGTATGACTCCAGCAAGGGTCGTCGCGTGAACCTGGATACGGTCACTCGCGAAGACGTGGCGAGCTGGAAGCCGGGCGAAGTGCTGTTGCTCAACGGCAAGCTGCTCACCGGCCGCGACGCCGCGCACAAGCGCATGGTGGACATGCTCAACAAGGGCGAGCCGCTGCCGGTCGATTTCAAGAACCGCTTCATCTACTACGTGGGCCCGGTCGATCCGGTGCGTGACGAAGTGGTGGGCCCGGCCGGCCCGACCACCGCCACCCGCATGGACAAGTTCACCGAGCAGGTGCTGGCGCAGACCGGCCTGCTGGGCATGGTCGGCAAGGCCGAGCGCGGCCCGGCCGCCATCGAGGCGATCAAGAAGCACCAGTCGGTGTACCTGATGGCCGTGGGCGGCGCCGCTTACCTCGTGTCCAAGGCGATCAAGGCCAGCCGCGTGGTGGGCTTTGCCGACCTGGGCATGGAAGCGATCTACGAGTTCGAAGTGAAGGACATGCCGGTGACCGTGGCCGTGGATTCGGCCGGCACCTCCGTGCACCAGACGGGCCCGAAAGAATGGCAGGCGCGTATTGGCAAAATCCCCGTGGTGGTGGCCTGA
- a CDS encoding bifunctional aspartate kinase/diaminopimelate decarboxylase produces MNPQSPASLPADASWIVMKFGGTSVATLPRWQNIRELVASRRAEGARVLVVVSALTGITDALKQMCAQEDKGKRIEAAKAIAQRHYDLLDHMQLAVPDTLDARLTELAQLADDGPSVLGELAWAALVQAHGELMSSALGAAFLTHSGLHTQWVDARDCLSAIALPNQNERTKLLSAMVETKPDPALNARLAEQGDVFITQGFIAREAQGRTVLLGRGGSDTSASYFGALLKAQRVEIWTDVAGMFTANPRQVPSARLLQRLDYEEAQEIASTGAKVLHPRCLSPLREPRVPLLIKDTNRPELEGTLIGPEVREHAPSVKAISARKGITLVSMESVGMWQQVGFLADVFAQFKQHGLSVDMIGSAETNVTVSLDPTENLLDSDALAALASDLAKVCRVKVIAPCAAITLVGRGMRSMLHTLSTVLAEFGQLRVHMISQSSNNLNLTFVVDENVVDDLLPHLHELLITAGALRTDDSALFGPSWQALYGTGEVLPPAASWWREERRADLLKIGAGATPRYVYHLPTVRQQARELKSLAAVDRLHYAVKANTHPAILKALADEGFGFECVSPGELKAVMAVVPESAPLLFTPNFAPREDYAWGLSTRATLSLDSLYQLESWGELFRGKEVVLRLDLGRGLGHHEKVRTGGSGSKFGLPVEQLDAFLRLADTHGVTVRGLHAHLGSGILDDSHWGEVYGQLASLAERIGSVTFLDIGGGLGVPSHPGEARLDIAALDKVLREVKAAYPHYKLWMEPGRYLVAEAGVLLTKVTQTKGKGNGQIRYLGVDTGMNSLIRPALYEAWHEIVNLSRLDEPVTALFQVVGPICESGDVLGTDRRLPEPVEGDVMLVAQAGAYGKVMSSPYNLRDEAEEVILDA; encoded by the coding sequence GTGAACCCGCAAAGCCCCGCGTCGCTTCCTGCTGACGCATCCTGGATCGTGATGAAGTTTGGCGGCACCAGTGTCGCTACCCTGCCGCGCTGGCAGAACATCCGTGAGCTCGTTGCCAGCCGCCGCGCCGAAGGCGCCCGCGTGCTGGTGGTCGTGTCCGCGCTCACCGGCATCACCGACGCACTCAAACAGATGTGCGCGCAGGAAGACAAGGGCAAACGCATCGAGGCTGCCAAGGCGATCGCACAGCGTCATTACGACCTGCTCGATCACATGCAGCTGGCGGTTCCGGACACCCTCGACGCCCGACTCACCGAACTGGCGCAACTGGCGGACGATGGTCCGTCGGTGCTGGGTGAACTCGCGTGGGCGGCATTGGTGCAGGCGCATGGCGAGCTGATGTCCAGCGCGCTGGGCGCGGCCTTCCTTACCCACAGCGGTTTGCACACGCAGTGGGTGGATGCCCGCGATTGCCTTTCGGCCATCGCGCTGCCCAACCAGAACGAGCGCACCAAGCTGCTCTCCGCCATGGTCGAGACGAAGCCGGATCCGGCGCTCAATGCGCGCCTCGCGGAGCAGGGCGACGTGTTCATCACGCAGGGCTTCATCGCACGTGAGGCGCAGGGGCGCACCGTGCTGCTGGGTCGTGGTGGTTCGGATACCTCGGCGTCGTACTTCGGTGCGTTGCTGAAGGCGCAGCGCGTGGAAATCTGGACGGACGTGGCGGGCATGTTCACCGCCAACCCGCGCCAGGTGCCCAGCGCACGCCTGCTGCAGCGACTGGATTACGAGGAAGCCCAGGAAATCGCCTCCACCGGTGCCAAGGTGCTGCATCCGCGCTGCCTTTCGCCGCTGCGCGAGCCGCGCGTGCCGCTGCTGATCAAGGACACCAACCGGCCCGAGCTGGAAGGCACCCTGATCGGCCCGGAAGTGCGCGAGCATGCGCCCAGCGTGAAAGCCATCAGTGCACGCAAGGGCATCACCCTGGTGTCGATGGAATCGGTGGGCATGTGGCAGCAGGTCGGCTTCCTCGCCGACGTGTTTGCCCAGTTCAAGCAGCATGGCCTGTCGGTGGACATGATCGGTTCGGCCGAGACCAACGTGACGGTGTCGCTGGATCCCACCGAAAACCTGCTCGATTCGGACGCGCTCGCCGCGCTCGCCAGCGACCTGGCCAAGGTGTGCCGCGTCAAGGTGATAGCGCCGTGCGCGGCGATTACCCTGGTCGGTCGTGGCATGCGCTCCATGCTGCACACGCTGTCCACCGTGCTCGCCGAGTTCGGCCAGCTGCGCGTGCACATGATTTCGCAGTCGTCCAACAACCTCAATCTCACCTTCGTGGTGGATGAGAACGTGGTCGACGACCTGTTGCCGCACCTGCATGAGCTGCTGATCACCGCTGGCGCGCTGCGTACCGACGACAGCGCGCTGTTCGGCCCGAGCTGGCAGGCGCTGTACGGCACGGGCGAGGTGCTGCCGCCGGCAGCATCGTGGTGGCGCGAGGAGCGCCGCGCGGATCTGCTGAAGATCGGCGCCGGTGCCACGCCGCGCTACGTCTACCACCTGCCCACCGTGCGCCAGCAGGCGCGCGAGCTGAAATCGCTGGCAGCGGTGGATCGCCTGCATTACGCGGTGAAGGCCAATACGCATCCGGCCATCCTCAAGGCGCTGGCAGACGAAGGCTTCGGCTTCGAATGCGTGTCGCCGGGCGAACTGAAGGCCGTGATGGCGGTGGTGCCGGAATCGGCACCCCTGCTGTTCACGCCCAACTTCGCGCCGCGCGAGGATTACGCATGGGGTCTGAGCACGCGCGCCACGCTCTCGCTGGATTCGCTGTACCAGCTTGAAAGCTGGGGCGAGCTGTTCCGCGGCAAGGAAGTGGTGTTGCGGCTGGATCTCGGTCGCGGCCTGGGTCATCACGAAAAGGTGCGCACGGGCGGCAGCGGCAGCAAGTTCGGTTTGCCGGTGGAACAGCTTGATGCCTTCCTGCGCCTTGCCGACACCCACGGCGTGACCGTGCGTGGCCTGCACGCGCACCTGGGCTCGGGCATCCTGGACGATAGCCACTGGGGCGAGGTCTACGGCCAGCTGGCCAGTCTTGCCGAGCGCATCGGCAGCGTGACCTTCCTGGATATCGGTGGCGGCCTCGGCGTGCCGTCGCATCCGGGCGAGGCGCGGCTGGATATCGCCGCACTCGACAAGGTGCTTCGCGAAGTGAAGGCGGCCTATCCGCACTACAAGCTGTGGATGGAGCCGGGCCGTTACCTCGTGGCCGAAGCCGGCGTGCTGCTCACCAAGGTCACCCAGACCAAGGGCAAGGGCAACGGCCAGATCCGCTACCTGGGCGTGGATACCGGCATGAACAGCCTGATCCGCCCGGCGCTGTACGAGGCCTGGCACGAAATCGTCAACCTCTCGCGCCTGGATGAGCCGGTCACGGCGCTGTTCCAGGTGGTGGGCCCGATCTGCGAAAGCGGTGACGTGCTGGGCACGGATCGTCGTCTGCCGGAGCCGGTGGAAGGTGACGTGATGCTGGTGGCGCAGGCGGGTGCGTACGGCAAGGTAATGTCCTCGCCTTACAACCTGCGGGATGAGGCGGAAGAGGTCATCCTGGACGCCTGA
- a CDS encoding endonuclease domain-containing protein: MRRLHVDRSRQLRAGQTDAEQWLWYHLRGRRLQGWKFRRQHQIGRYIVDLVCPDAGLIVELDGGQHGDQLIYDEYRTLELEALGYKVLRFWNNDVLKNVEGVLEVILEALASPAPHPNPLPEGERE, translated from the coding sequence ATGAGACGCTTGCATGTAGATCGCTCTCGCCAGCTGCGCGCAGGTCAAACAGACGCGGAACAATGGCTGTGGTACCACCTGCGCGGCCGCCGACTCCAGGGCTGGAAGTTCCGTCGCCAGCACCAGATCGGCCGCTATATCGTCGATTTGGTCTGTCCAGATGCTGGCCTGATCGTGGAGCTGGACGGTGGTCAACATGGCGATCAGCTGATTTACGACGAATACCGGACGTTGGAGCTGGAAGCGCTGGGCTACAAGGTCCTGCGTTTCTGGAACAATGACGTACTGAAGAATGTGGAAGGCGTGCTTGAGGTGATCCTGGAGGCTTTGGCCAGCCCGGCCCCTCACCCCAACCCTCTCCCCGAAGGGGAGAGGGAGTAG
- the murL gene encoding UDP-N-acetyl-alpha-D-muramoyl-L-alanyl-L-glutamate epimerase: MTTNINPRLTQVFRFVRCSYADGVAELVYGFDHGEELVERVRFPNAPALPASHQAAFEQALKILHLIAGVSYYKAGVPPRIDVADGPLDDATADLLDALYLHGLAEFAYRNGLDLRGRINFPRGGAKEPEAKALGLPHRTLVPIGGGKDSLVAVEAIKSIGGDATAVWVGNSPLIATCAERTGLPMLNIQRELAPGLFELNRLGAWNGHIPVTAVNSAILAVAAILYGFDSIAFANERSASAATLEYEGQQVNHQWSKGYAFEQLLSNWLHQHVAVDLNYCSLLRPFSELAVTRAFSKLTPYFDVFSSCNRNFKILGPKPADRWCGQCPKCHFVFLALAPFLAKPRLLSIFGRNLLDDENLAPGFDALLEYQDHKPFECVGEGAEARAAMYALSQRSEWQEDTLVSRFISEILPQLDVNELALEPWLQPSGEQHIPARLLPALAFFE, from the coding sequence GTGACGACCAACATCAACCCCCGCCTGACCCAGGTATTCCGCTTCGTGCGCTGCAGCTACGCCGACGGCGTGGCCGAGCTGGTGTACGGCTTTGACCATGGTGAAGAACTCGTCGAGCGCGTGCGCTTTCCGAATGCACCGGCGCTGCCGGCCAGCCATCAGGCCGCGTTCGAGCAGGCGCTGAAAATCCTGCATCTGATTGCCGGCGTCAGCTACTACAAGGCCGGCGTGCCGCCGCGCATCGACGTGGCGGATGGCCCGCTGGACGACGCCACCGCCGACCTGCTCGATGCGCTTTACCTGCATGGTCTGGCCGAGTTCGCCTATCGCAACGGGCTGGACCTGCGCGGCCGCATTAACTTCCCGCGTGGTGGCGCGAAGGAGCCTGAAGCGAAGGCGCTGGGCCTGCCGCACCGCACGTTGGTGCCCATTGGTGGCGGCAAGGATTCGCTGGTGGCGGTGGAGGCCATCAAGTCCATCGGTGGCGACGCCACGGCCGTGTGGGTCGGCAATTCGCCGCTGATCGCCACCTGCGCCGAGCGCACCGGCCTGCCCATGCTCAACATCCAGCGCGAGCTGGCACCGGGCCTGTTCGAACTCAACCGCCTTGGCGCGTGGAACGGCCACATTCCCGTTACGGCGGTGAATTCGGCCATCCTGGCCGTGGCTGCGATTCTCTACGGGTTCGACAGCATCGCCTTCGCCAACGAGCGCTCTGCTTCGGCTGCCACGCTGGAGTACGAAGGCCAGCAGGTGAACCACCAGTGGAGCAAGGGCTACGCGTTCGAGCAACTGCTCAGCAACTGGCTGCACCAGCACGTGGCAGTGGATCTGAATTACTGCTCGCTGTTGCGCCCGTTCTCGGAGCTGGCGGTGACGCGTGCGTTCTCGAAGCTCACGCCGTATTTCGACGTGTTCTCCAGCTGCAACCGCAATTTCAAGATCCTCGGCCCCAAGCCGGCGGACCGATGGTGCGGGCAGTGCCCGAAGTGCCATTTCGTATTCCTCGCGCTGGCACCGTTCCTGGCCAAGCCGCGCCTGCTGTCGATCTTCGGGCGCAATCTGCTGGATGACGAGAATCTCGCGCCCGGTTTCGATGCGTTGCTGGAATACCAGGACCACAAACCGTTCGAGTGCGTGGGCGAGGGCGCGGAAGCACGCGCTGCGATGTACGCCCTGAGCCAGCGCTCGGAATGGCAGGAAGACACCCTGGTGTCTCGCTTCATCAGCGAGATCCTGCCGCAGCTCGACGTGAATGAACTGGCGCTCGAGCCGTGGCTGCAGCCCTCGGGCGAACAGCACATTCCTGCGCGCCTGCTGCCGGCGCTGGCGTTCTTCGAGTGA